A window of Magallana gigas chromosome 8, xbMagGiga1.1, whole genome shotgun sequence genomic DNA:
TTGAAAcgtttaaaaacaatatatttgcaaGACGATGTTAATCATACAgccataaaattatgaaataatataagCATGATCTTTTCTAATTAGACGCACAcgacattttgaataatttattgtaaatgtatttcGTTTAAATTGaagcatatttagaaaaaaaaaatttaattgtctTTATGATGTTATTGGACCTTGGAGTTTccaatttctttgaaatgttttgtttttcttatttcgaAAACATTTTAGATTATTTATGGTTGCAAAACACCAATCATCTTGCTGTGAATTTTCtggggttttcttttttttttcgggggggggggtgtgaattTAGATTGTTGGTAATGGCTTCATCAAAAACCAATTACTTACTTTCCAATCAATATCTCTGAGAACTAATTAAGTAAGAAGGTATATGaatttgtcttttatttatgaaactttgaTTTCAGAACAGCCCTATCTGTGGAAACATTCAGTGCtcaaacaaagaaaaatgtGTCGTCACGAAATCTGGATCATCCTGTATTCTGCAAGGTAACAATAGTttctttagagagagagagagaaagaaagaaagaaagagagagagagctatgTATTCAActatcaattttaattaatttttctcttatttttttattatcttttttaatttatgcttTTTGTATTCATACAAAACATTTCACTTAAAATTACAGAAATTACAAATTTGAGTTTTGAATTGAAAGTGTACATATATGTAAGTAATGGAATTATTGTGATGTGATTATGTGTATGCGTCTATGAATGACCTTCAAATTGCATTAGccgaagtacatgtataattgactGCTTTATAAGACAGAATTTCATGTAATAAAGTATATTCAATTCTTGtctgtttatcatttttttaaatggaaaaaaagtatTCTCAGGCTGAATTTCATTAGacacaaactaaaaaaaataaaaaaaataaaggttgTTTAATCGTTGCAAAGTATTGATAATAACATTTCCTTATCAGGTTGTAATATGCCTAGAGTAAAAAATGCTGAATTTGATGGCGGATTACTTATGTCTTGGGAGTCTATGCAGTGTAAAACAGGCTACAGGTACATAACTTCACTGACGTGCACAGAGAGAGGCTTGGATAAAAACGCCACGGAGTTCAAATGTTGTAAGTCAGAAAAAATGATTGGATTGCAATTCTTAAAAGTTGCATTcctgaaatataattaaataaaccaATCAGCTCACTGATATGTTTGTATGTCTGTATTTATTCTATAAATGGTATACTTAAAGGGACGAGGTCACAATGTTGGTCAAGTTTTCCCCCTTTATATATCTATACAGCACCGTGGATTATAATGGACATTTACAAATGTGTGAAGAGTGTTACTGAAATTTACTATGTACAGTCGCAATAGATAAAATAACTCCAGTATCACTGGCTTATTATGAAGTATACTATGTAGCAGAATTATCATCATTGACTTAGTTCATCGATTCATGCAACTTGATGCAAGTACTTTTCTAAACAagtgttaaaaatattcatttcacgCTTAAAATGTTTGATGCATAGAAACTTTTTTTAGTTAAGATGTAgtccttatatttttttaaggcgtcgggctaatgctcggcagccttctagcgatcgtctggattggcaatcgtccaaaaattcctgctctgcaccgcctttttaatgcgcataaaaaaataagttccatgaagtattaaacgtattacaagatttgtattccttatatttaacaaaatagtgtacaaaaaaccaaatttgcctccctggttattgacaactcattgcattagTATAATTTGCTTGATtaagaaatggcggatgaatacaataaggtgcaatgtaaacattcactaaaatattatttaagtttatcgcttacattttgattggagaccgtgcccgatagagATAAAATTTGATAggtaaattaatttgttatcgggcatggTATCCAAAATAATTGTAAGCGAAGAAGTTATCTATagattttgttgcaattaataaacacgataatgcagttggtttggtccagcattttagatagcacgtgttggggatttgtttgtaaacaaccacagcataggtaatcttgtttcaaacgggaattgaaataaataaaagtatgttttattattataattagggacacactgttaatttattcaaattatgagcCTGAGAAAATTGTGCAAAgactttttaaagcagaaagaaaataatttttttttgaactttgaaatttcttcgatttttgtaaacatgatgagttattgtattataaacgaAATACATCACTACCTTTTTTATAACGAAATATACTGATTATTGTTGAAACAGCACAAAacgtaatttatttctttttttttattctaatattatcTGACTATTAgcacagaaattcaaatttttgatatcattttatattataaaagaaaatgtcagctcgacgcctttgtggccgttgcggcctttgatttaaaatattttgtgacaaAAGCAGTATAACAGTTTATTGATATAATTAACGTTGATTCATTTTACTCTACCTAGATAAAGAAGTTGACGGATGGACACTAATCTACAGGGGCCAGAGTGGGGGAACAGACTCTGACTATCTGTCGTTTATTTCTAACGGTAAGAGCGATGAAACAAACAAGAACGTAAATGACGAGTATTGTACCTCTATCACCAAGTCTCCACTCTGTAGGACCAACTACCGAACATCGCTCATCGATCGCTGGCAGTCGCTTGGTAACTTTAAAGTGAGTACTATATTTTTGCCTTCTGAACCCGCATTAAACATCGATGTTTGTAGCAGAAATCATTGTTAAATACCTATGTACAGTTATCTCATTCCATTTTATAAAAACAGGTAAACGTTTCCCTGTACAAAAATGGAACCAAGGTGGCGGAAGTGGTGTTTAATGGGACAGGTACCAGTCAAGTGAGCTGGTTCTCTCCCAGTAAGATCTTGTCCAGTTCCTGGTCCGATGTCCTCTCCCATCAAACGTACAAATATTTCAGCCTTGAAGGACATGTTAACACGTAAGATATTTGTTATATTGACTCCTACTTATACGATAacgtaaaaaaatgtttttcacgACGTATCTTTTTTTTATGCACAAGCAGTCACGTAAGTTTTGATTTCCATTTTAAAGAGTGTCCCACAATCAACCCGTTTTTCCAACAGGCCAACACATTAAACTAAAATTCCCGTttacaaatacattattttgtataataaatcaattcaaattaaaaaatgatgcctaaataatgacttttaaaaaggcatctaaaatcaaaacaaaataccgAAAACGAACGTACAAAACATAATTTGGTTTTGGAAAATGTTACTCTGTGCCTTTATGCAGAAAGCGAAGATTTAGTAATTAAAACGTATAAACTTCAAATAAATTTGTAtaaattatcttaattaaaagatttttttctggtggataattttttttacaataaagcgtttttctttaatgattctACTAAGTTGCGTTCAGCATAAATAAAACTGCAAAAGTATGGGCTACCAGTCGTATCAGCTAACTCGGTAAGACATATAATACAACACAACTTTCTACTACCGCGCTTTATTGAGACAGGTTTTAGGCTTTGCAAACTATACATGATCTACGTTCATtgtgaaatgaaattaattatacattgcagaatgttattttgatatgtttagagaacagtttgaaaaataaattgttttaaaactatatGGTAGTGACAActttaaataagatttttttttttaaagaaatgcacTTTTAGAGGGGAACagagaaattttcaaacatgtaaaaattagagAAGTTGCCGATGTGTTTCGGTTGTCGTCATCATATGCAGATCTACGACAGTACTGCACCCTGAGTAGCATTTTAATTCGTTTTTCCCTTAAGGGAATAACAaagttttaattcttttttataaactgcATATTCGATGAGTAAAGACTCATTAAAGTAACAAATTAACTCGATGTATTTCAAGAACTGCAATAAAGATATTGAATAACGATTACAAAGAATACATAAAAAGGGCTATTTAATGTGTATGTACAGGGGATTTTggagaaattttcaaatatgGAAAAATTATGGAGGTTGTGGTGCGACTGACTTATTTTGGATGTCGTTATCATATGCTGAACCAGGGAAGCTTTGCACCCAAGAACAAACAAGCACCAAGCAGTATTTTTATTGTCCCGCAACAACACATTGTATATTTGACCAGGGTGAGTACTAActtgattttttcaatttatcaaataaatagatacatgtaagtatcTGTTGGAGTATATTCCCTTTTTAAAACCTAAAAGTTATTGAGTAAACAATAAGcctattttttcaattttatctatCCATCTCAAAAAATGTTCTATTTTTATCATAGGTGAAGTTGCTGACGTCATGACAGTGTCtataaaaatgacgtaaaatcCAAATAAATTTGTACAAACTTTCCAATGTAATGAATGAAAATGCTGATATAAAACGGATttgcaattattttaaatttggatGTTATTAAGGACGACGGCGGACCCAATTCATTTCTACAAtagtgatttttatgaaaatttacatgAGTTATGGTTACTAAAGAtctatcaaaatcaataaaaaaaaaacatgaagatCGAATTAGACTTTTATTAGAGACCatgtcaaaaattgattttattactTCAATAAAACATAATGGGAAAGGcatttttgtgagaaaaattCTGAAATGGATTTCCTATCCAAACTGAAATATGATATTTGTAagatgattttgaattaatatcatgtaaaaatgataatgtcATTGACTTCGTTTTTACAGGGCACATGCCAAATGCTAAGTGtcgttattttttgttaaattttcatgaaaagtACTCTGCAAAGTCTAAGAAAAAAGTTATGTATATTAATTCGAGATTGATTTATGAAACAAGTCAACTATAAAAGTGTGCTATATTTTGTTTAGGATAAAATACTTCAAACCTTAAGCTCAAGAAAGTTTTATGCTGTTTTAAATATGAGTATCGAGGCGGATCGaaatgtaaatgatttgttCAAACTCTGAAAACTAATCTTTTTAGATGGTTATAAATAATTTGAGTTAATATTAAACTCATTACAGTACTGCAACATCTTCTAAAGAAATTTGTTAGTGTTGAATAATGTTGAAAAACGGATTTTAGCATGTTTGAAAAATAGCAAGTTCAGACACTACTCGTACTATATAAAGTGTTTATTACGATGACGTAGATGATTGGCGACGTAAAACAGATAAATATTGCTTCATAAGcaattttcattgtattttagTGATTGTAACCTATTATTGACAACTTGATGTTCGTAACAATCGCTCCATTTGGGTGCGCGATATATTTGCGCAAACTGAATTAGGTTCGTCGTCCTTAGACAATAATTAGGTTCAAGAAATGCCCTTTAAATCAACGATATCAGAAACtatatgaagaaaataaaaacagatacaTTTTTcttagaatatataaaaaataattaaagcaaATGCGCATTTCATTGTAACTTCATGGATCTTGAGATCCAGgaatagattttaaaagaaaggttAGATCAGAAAATATTCAGCAAAGCACCA
This region includes:
- the LOC109620120 gene encoding uncharacterized protein isoform X1, encoding MLLKSYLFALLFSLARSSSEIYGKYLSGFTFASLDKMGKQMCVRECQSYPGRCKSVNYNRVHLSCDLNTESATDKPEAIFDREGSTYIEILTSGNSPICGNIQCSNKEKCVVTKSGSSCILQGCNMPRVKNAEFDGGLLMSWESMQCKTGYRYITSLTCTERGLDKNATEFKCYKEVDGWTLIYRGQSGGTDSDYLSFISNGKSDETNKNVNDEYCTSITKSPLCRTNYRTSLIDRWQSLGNFKVNVSLYKNGTKVAEVVFNGTGTSQVSWFSPSKILSSSWSDVLSHQTYKYFSLEGHVNTGFWRNFQIWKNYGGCGATDLFWMSLSYAEPGKLCTQEQTSTKQYFYCPATTHCIFDQGEVADVMTVSIKMT
- the LOC109620120 gene encoding uncharacterized protein isoform X2 yields the protein MLLKSYLFALLFSLARSSSEIYGKYLSGFTFASLDKMGKKMCVRECQSYPGRCKSVNYNRVHLSCDLNTESATDKPEAILDREGSTYIEILTSGNSPICGNIQCSNKEKCVVTKSGSSCILQGCNMPRVKNAEFDGGLLMSWESMQCKTGYRYITSLTCTERGLDKNATEFKCYKEVDGWTLIYRGQSGGTDSDYLSFISNGKSDETNKNVNDEYCTSITKSPLCRTNYRTSLIDRWQSLGNFKVNVSLYKNGTKVAEVVFNGTGTSQVSWFSPSKILSSSWSDVLSHQTYKYFSLEGHVNTGFWRNFQIWKNYGGCGATDLFWMSLSYAEPGKLCTQEQTSTKQYFYCPATTHCIFDQGEVADVMTVSIKMT